DNA from Kryptolebias marmoratus isolate JLee-2015 linkage group LG8, ASM164957v2, whole genome shotgun sequence:
TTAAATGTGACACCTGACTGAAATCTGAATACAAAAGACAAATCTAACAGAATAGTCTGTCTCCTCAATTACATTTAGGCTTCAGTAATCTAAGCTGAACTATGTGATTCTGAAACTGATCAACTGGAAAGGACTCTGTGTTGAGAAAGTGCTCCTTTTGCCTTACCTGTGACATACATATCGTTTCCGAGGGCAGCTATGCTGTAACCTCCTCCTAGGTGGTCGGGGAACTCAGCCAGGTAGCGCCACTGTCCAGTCTGAGGGTTGTAACAGTCCACTGTGACCAGCTCATCGCAATCCTGATCGCAGCCTCCGACCACCACCAGGATCTCTGCCAGGCCCGTGGAAGGCCGCGGCCGCATGCGGTGGCAGGGCCTGTCGTGGCGGTCGTACTCACAGGACTGGAAGCTGCGGGCCTCATTCACCATGCGGAGGCAGGTGGGGGACAGATAGACGAGCGGGTCGCTCTCCACATGAGCTAACAGAAAGAATCTCCTGACGAATGGCAGTCGGACCTGCTGGAGGAGCTCAGGCCAGTAGTGGAGCCGTCGCTTGAGGTCAGCCTTCACCCATCGCACCGCAATCTGATACACCGTCTCCTCCTTGTCCACACAAAGCTCGTCATCTGACACAAACTCAAGGAGGCGCTTCCAAGGCAGCCGCTCAAACTCCGTTCCTTTAGCCAGCTCCATTATGTTTTTGAGGACAAAGTGGCGAGCGCTGGCTGCCAGCTCTCTGCACGCGTAGGCCTCAGCGAAGTCCTGGATCTCCAAGCAGTTGGACACGTCCAGCCGCTGCTCCAGAAAAGCACAGCAAGCCTCTTTGACTGAGGGGAACTGAAACAAATCGGCTGTTTTGAGTAGGAGATCCACATTATCCTGAGTGACAGTGACCCGTCCTGTGTAGCAGAAGTCCACCAGTAGGCCCAAAAGTTCTGCTGATACCTCATGTAGGACCACCCGGTCCATTACACTCTCCCTCAACGTCCCTGCGAACATGGCCCGGAAGTACGTGCTGGCAGCTGCCAACACCGTGCGGTGACAGTGAAACTCTCGGCCCTCGGCGCACAAAGTCACATCAAAAAACTTCCTCTCGGCTCGAAGTTCATGAATTCCTCTCAGCAGGTTGAAGGCATGCGCTGTGTCAAAGAAAGGCAAGGTGGACGGCTGAGTCTGCAGAACGGGC
Protein-coding regions in this window:
- the klhl21 gene encoding kelch-like protein 21: MEKPVLQTQPSTLPFFDTAHAFNLLRGIHELRAERKFFDVTLCAEGREFHCHRTVLAAASTYFRAMFAGTLRESVMDRVVLHEVSAELLGLLVDFCYTGRVTVTQDNVDLLLKTADLFQFPSVKEACCAFLEQRLDVSNCLEIQDFAEAYACRELAASARHFVLKNIMELAKGTEFERLPWKRLLEFVSDDELCVDKEETVYQIAVRWVKADLKRRLHYWPELLQQVRLPFVRRFFLLAHVESDPLVYLSPTCLRMVNEARSFQSCEYDRHDRPCHRMRPRPSTGLAEILVVVGGCDQDCDELVTVDCYNPQTGQWRYLAEFPDHLGGGYSIAALGNDMYVTGGSDGSRLYDGVWRYKSSVNEWTEASPMLKAREYHSSCVLKGQLYVVASDSTERYDQALDCWEALPAMLHAMDNCSTTACNGRLYAIGSLTGEDTMAIQCYDTDTNRWTLVNCGQLPPWSFTPKTVTLNGLIYFVRDDSAEVDVYNPQKNEWDKISPMTQVHVGGSVAVLGGKLYVSGGYDNTFELSDVVEAYDPTGRAWTLAGRLPQPTFWHGSVSIFRQFMPLVSSVFQPADLPESNAIHLHRHQRHQALHNLNNNLNQDQDVNAAR